In Dehalococcoidia bacterium, a single window of DNA contains:
- a CDS encoding NAD(P)-binding protein, with the protein MEKSIIIIGAGIAGMAAGCYGQMNGYRSRIFEMHDKLGGLCTAWERKGYTIDGCLHWLVGISHPVLGYTVSGKNWELYRASR; encoded by the coding sequence ATGGAGAAGTCAATAATCATCATTGGAGCTGGAATCGCGGGTATGGCCGCTGGGTGCTATGGACAGATGAATGGCTATCGCTCGCGCATATTCGAGATGCACGATAAGCTGGGCGGATTGTGTACTGCCTGGGAGCGCAAGGGCTACACTATAGACGGCTGCCTGCATTGGCTAGTAGGGATCAGCCACCCGGTACTGGGTTATACCGTCTCTGGGAAGAACTGGGAGCTCTACAGGGCCAGCAGGTGA
- a CDS encoding NAD(P)/FAD-dependent oxidoreductase gives MDQFYRIEDAEGKVFNLFCNIDRLEKHMKELAPQDAKFIEECTKAMRRFIRLDMPVDRPPEFYGPLSGIKLMLKMLPLFRDFKKWSRITMKDFGMRFNNPLLRDAWQLIWFPEFASIFMLMTISLLHQKRAGYVVGGSMKISRAVEKRYFDLGGEINYKSRVDKILVENNRSVGVRLADGSEHRADYVISAADGHATIYDMLEGKYIDGKINEYYDKFPIFPPLIYIGLGVNRSFDDVPQLISGLVFKLDEPVTVAGEEREWLSVRIHNFDPDLAPAGKTLLTVMIESNYDYWKSLREDIKRYKEEKKHIADDIISLLDKRFPGLSAQVEMRDVATPVTFQRYTGNWQGSFEGWLMTPEIVTLNMRKTLPGLDSFYMAGQWVQPGGGLPSGAMTGRYVIQHICKRDKKQFLATVP, from the coding sequence ATGGACCAGTTCTACCGTATCGAAGATGCTGAGGGCAAAGTTTTTAACCTGTTCTGCAATATCGATCGTTTAGAGAAACATATGAAGGAGCTTGCACCGCAAGATGCAAAGTTTATAGAAGAGTGCACGAAAGCCATGCGCCGCTTTATTCGCTTAGACATGCCTGTTGATAGACCACCTGAGTTCTACGGCCCTCTTAGTGGAATAAAGCTGATGCTCAAGATGCTCCCCTTATTCCGCGATTTCAAGAAATGGAGCCGCATTACTATGAAGGACTTCGGCATGCGCTTCAATAATCCTCTACTGCGCGACGCCTGGCAGTTAATATGGTTCCCTGAATTCGCCTCCATATTTATGCTGATGACCATATCGCTTCTTCACCAGAAGAGAGCTGGTTATGTTGTGGGTGGTTCAATGAAGATATCACGTGCTGTAGAAAAAAGATATTTCGACCTTGGCGGTGAGATCAACTATAAGTCTCGAGTGGATAAAATATTGGTAGAGAATAATCGCTCCGTCGGAGTTAGATTAGCTGACGGAAGCGAACACCGTGCCGATTATGTAATATCAGCGGCAGATGGGCACGCTACTATCTATGACATGCTAGAGGGTAAATACATAGACGGCAAAATCAATGAATATTATGATAAATTCCCTATCTTCCCGCCGTTAATCTATATTGGATTGGGCGTCAACCGCTCATTTGATGATGTGCCACAGCTAATATCGGGTTTGGTCTTTAAGCTTGACGAGCCAGTGACAGTAGCTGGTGAAGAGAGGGAATGGCTGAGTGTACGTATCCACAACTTCGATCCTGACCTCGCTCCTGCTGGAAAGACCTTACTCACCGTTATGATTGAATCTAACTACGATTACTGGAAATCACTTCGAGAGGATATTAAGCGATACAAGGAGGAAAAAAAGCACATAGCGGATGACATTATTAGTCTGCTGGACAAGCGTTTCCCTGGCCTATCGGCTCAAGTCGAAATGCGAGATGTGGCGACGCCGGTTACTTTCCAGCGCTATACCGGCAACTGGCAGGGCAGCTTCGAAGGCTGGTTAATGACCCCGGAGATTGTAACACTGAACATGAGAAAGACCTTACCCGGGCTTGATTCGTTCTACATGGCAGGGCAGTGGGTTCAGCCAGGTGGCGGTTTGCCCAGTGGTGCCATGACTGGACGATATGTCATTCAGCATATCTGTAAAAGAGATAAAAAGCAGTTTCTAGCCACTGTACCATAA
- a CDS encoding thiolase family protein: protein MARKVGIVGAGVTPFRGQWIEKTYYELAQMAAMSAMQDAGLEPNDVDAAFYGIYNDIFQRTCIPEHPLQGIIGLQNKFGIRVSNGGATGAYTMSAAHAYVAAERFKTVLVLGVEKATDCFDFQSMSATPEVIKTIGWSGDSFFEQKIGWSASDSYAEVVLAYMDEHPRDLKPEVTAQISALLSQQVRTNPYAQRQFDQVTPEEVMNSRLVVYPFKELEICVYTEGAAALIFAEEETAKAISRNTGQPVVWITGVGEANEHSFAGKNQKVMSRIMSDYLSSHRAYEMAGIEDPIKSIDIVELHDAFVHQLEISMAEFGFVPLGRADALVEDGIMTRGGKLLVNPCGGLIYCGHAVGASNIMSAWSARSELINRKLRAALVHGTGSTVAQYGVCLILEHE, encoded by the coding sequence ATGGCGAGAAAGGTCGGTATAGTTGGTGCAGGAGTCACCCCCTTTAGGGGTCAATGGATAGAAAAGACCTATTACGAGCTGGCCCAGATGGCTGCCATGAGCGCCATGCAGGATGCCGGGCTGGAACCAAATGATGTGGATGCGGCTTTTTACGGCATTTACAACGATATCTTTCAGAGGACATGTATCCCCGAGCACCCTCTACAAGGCATAATAGGCCTCCAGAATAAGTTTGGCATCCGTGTCTCCAATGGCGGCGCTACTGGCGCTTACACGATGTCGGCTGCCCATGCCTATGTGGCGGCGGAGAGGTTCAAGACTGTCCTGGTTTTGGGTGTTGAGAAGGCAACGGACTGCTTCGACTTTCAGTCAATGTCGGCTACTCCAGAGGTGATCAAGACGATCGGCTGGTCAGGCGACAGTTTCTTCGAGCAGAAAATAGGCTGGTCAGCCTCAGACAGCTATGCCGAGGTGGTACTGGCCTACATGGACGAGCATCCAAGGGACCTGAAGCCGGAGGTCACTGCACAGATCTCGGCGCTGCTCAGCCAGCAGGTGAGGACCAATCCCTACGCCCAGAGGCAGTTTGATCAGGTAACCCCTGAAGAGGTAATGAACTCCAGACTTGTGGTTTACCCTTTTAAGGAACTGGAGATTTGCGTCTATACTGAGGGCGCTGCTGCCCTCATCTTTGCCGAGGAGGAGACAGCCAAGGCCATTTCCAGAAACACCGGGCAGCCTGTGGTCTGGATAACGGGCGTTGGGGAAGCCAATGAGCATTCCTTCGCTGGTAAGAACCAGAAGGTGATGTCTCGAATCATGTCCGACTATCTGAGTTCTCACCGCGCCTATGAGATGGCTGGAATAGAAGACCCGATCAAGTCAATAGACATCGTGGAGCTTCACGATGCCTTCGTTCACCAGCTCGAGATCAGCATGGCGGAGTTCGGCTTCGTGCCTTTGGGCCGGGCTGATGCCCTGGTGGAGGACGGGATCATGACACGTGGGGGCAAGCTCTTGGTGAACCCCTGCGGTGGGCTTATTTACTGCGGGCACGCCGTTGGTGCCAGCAATATAATGTCAGCCTGGTCCGCCAGGAGTGAGCTCATTAACAGGAAGCTCCGGGCGGCTCTTGTCCATGGCACGGGTAGCACTGTTGCCCAATACGGTGTGTGCTTGATTCTTGAGCACGAATAA
- a CDS encoding XRE family transcriptional regulator, protein MEKNKVKRASACGRLKSSQRGFIGSEDFLTDSSRVEHLAIGPKEGELLGDRVRNAREMHGLTLQDLSSRTGIDMDTLKRVESNEMIPPLGELIKLGKALETKMGYFISPGVDKPMTIVRADQRRPISRHGERRSEQYGYSYESLAPEKANRSMEPFMVTLLPSDAEEPSTHDGQEFLYVLEGQMMARVGDQTEFLGPGDALYYDSSQPHFVKSVGGSETKILAVIYPGSE, encoded by the coding sequence ATGGAAAAGAATAAGGTGAAGCGCGCAAGCGCCTGTGGCAGATTAAAATCGTCCCAACGTGGCTTCATAGGATCTGAGGACTTTCTAACAGACTCATCTCGGGTAGAACACCTTGCCATCGGGCCCAAGGAAGGAGAGCTTCTTGGCGATCGGGTCAGGAATGCTCGCGAAATGCACGGTCTGACCCTTCAGGATCTAAGCAGCCGGACGGGCATAGATATGGATACTTTAAAGCGTGTGGAATCGAATGAAATGATTCCTCCTTTGGGCGAATTAATAAAGCTAGGCAAAGCGCTGGAAACGAAGATGGGTTACTTTATCTCTCCCGGGGTCGATAAACCTATGACCATAGTGAGGGCAGACCAGCGTCGTCCTATCTCCCGCCACGGGGAAAGAAGGAGCGAGCAGTACGGCTACTCTTACGAATCTCTCGCCCCGGAAAAGGCGAACAGATCGATGGAGCCCTTTATGGTAACTCTGTTACCTAGTGACGCGGAAGAGCCTTCTACACACGATGGGCAGGAGTTTCTTTATGTCCTAGAGGGACAAATGATGGCCCGAGTCGGGGATCAAACTGAGTTCCTCGGGCCTGGCGATGCGCTTTACTATGATTCGAGCCAGCCTCATTTTGTCAAGAGCGTCGGCGGCAGCGAGACCAAGATATTAGCCGTTATCTATCCCGGGTCCGAATAG
- a CDS encoding acyl-CoA dehydrogenase family protein → MNFDLTEEQNLTRHAVRDFAQKEIAPIAQELDEREEFSIELTRKMAEIGLLGCFVPEKYGGSNIGYISYIIAVEELARVDGSQAATIAAANSLGIGPIYYFGNEKQKQEWLPKLCSGQVLAAFGLTEPEAGSDAGSSQTRAELKGDHWVINGRKIFITNSACSLTGVITMQAVTGRHGDGKLELSCVLVPADTPGLTAREMKGKMMWRASNTGELFLDDCIVPKENLLGKRGDGFHQMLSTLDRGRLSIAAMGLGGSQGAFELALKYSNSRIQFGRPISSFQVNAFKLADMALEIELSRNLLYKACWLAENERPFSREAAMTKLYCSEVMHRCVHHAVQLHGGYGLMKDSKVERLYRDQRLLEIGEGTSEVLRIIIARGIGVAGRAM, encoded by the coding sequence CTGAATTTTGATTTAACAGAAGAGCAGAATCTGACACGTCATGCCGTCCGGGATTTCGCCCAAAAGGAGATCGCCCCCATAGCTCAAGAGCTGGACGAGAGGGAGGAGTTCTCTATCGAGTTGACACGAAAGATGGCTGAAATTGGGCTTCTTGGTTGCTTCGTCCCAGAGAAATATGGTGGATCCAATATCGGATACATCTCGTATATTATTGCGGTGGAGGAACTAGCGAGGGTTGATGGTTCCCAGGCTGCTACAATTGCTGCCGCGAACTCACTGGGGATTGGACCGATCTATTACTTCGGAAACGAGAAGCAAAAACAGGAATGGCTTCCAAAACTCTGTTCGGGACAGGTCTTGGCAGCCTTCGGTCTAACCGAACCGGAAGCTGGTTCCGACGCTGGAAGCTCTCAAACCAGGGCTGAGCTTAAGGGAGATCATTGGGTCATCAATGGGAGGAAGATCTTTATTACGAACTCAGCTTGTTCCCTCACAGGAGTCATTACTATGCAAGCTGTTACAGGACGGCACGGCGATGGAAAGCTTGAGTTGAGCTGCGTGCTTGTTCCTGCGGATACTCCCGGATTGACGGCTAGGGAGATGAAGGGGAAAATGATGTGGCGGGCGTCAAATACGGGTGAGCTCTTCTTGGATGATTGTATTGTACCCAAGGAGAATCTCTTAGGGAAAAGGGGAGACGGGTTCCACCAGATGCTTTCTACTCTGGATAGAGGACGGCTGAGCATCGCTGCTATGGGGCTTGGTGGCTCCCAAGGGGCCTTCGAGCTTGCTCTGAAATACTCCAACTCGCGCATCCAATTTGGACGGCCTATAAGTTCGTTTCAGGTGAACGCTTTTAAGCTGGCAGACATGGCCCTCGAAATCGAGCTCTCCAGAAATCTACTCTATAAGGCATGCTGGCTCGCAGAGAACGAGCGTCCCTTTAGTCGGGAGGCGGCTATGACCAAACTATACTGCTCTGAGGTAATGCATAGGTGTGTTCATCATGCAGTACAGCTCCACGGGGGCTATGGTCTGATGAAAGATTCCAAGGTCGAAAGACTATATCGAGATCAGAGACTTCTCGAGATTGGTGAGGGGACGTCGGAGGTACTACGGATTATAATCGCTCGGGGTATAGGTGTAGCAGGAAGGGCAATGTAG
- a CDS encoding GNAT family N-acetyltransferase, producing MELNKSHIKPAAVILSQAFWNYPVSTYAYPDSLVREKRLPYFFQYVLHYCTRYGEVYTTSHEMEGIAIWLPSDNYPMTFWKLIRSVPLPVLFGLGWESGQRMKSFGDYIDSVHQRLTPFEHLFLQTIGVDPHFQGKGFAGKLLRPMLARMDEEGLPCYLETVEEADVLLYEHFGFKVVEKSTVPKTSLTNWAMLRRAP from the coding sequence GTGGAATTGAATAAATCCCATATCAAACCTGCTGCCGTAATACTTAGCCAGGCATTCTGGAATTACCCGGTTAGTACCTATGCTTACCCTGACTCACTTGTGAGAGAGAAAAGGCTACCCTACTTCTTTCAGTATGTCCTGCATTACTGCACACGATATGGCGAGGTTTACACTACATCCCATGAGATGGAAGGGATTGCCATCTGGTTGCCCTCAGATAACTATCCAATGACTTTCTGGAAGCTGATACGTTCTGTGCCACTGCCAGTATTATTCGGTTTAGGCTGGGAGAGTGGGCAGAGAATGAAGTCTTTTGGTGATTATATTGACAGCGTTCACCAACGTCTAACCCCTTTCGAACACTTGTTTTTACAGACAATTGGGGTAGATCCCCATTTTCAGGGAAAGGGCTTTGCAGGTAAGCTACTAAGGCCGATGTTAGCCAGAATGGACGAAGAAGGTTTACCATGCTATCTCGAGACAGTGGAAGAAGCAGATGTCCTGCTATATGAGCACTTCGGTTTTAAGGTAGTCGAGAAGAGTACTGTTCCCAAAACTAGCCTCACTAATTGGGCTATGTTGAGAAGAGCTCCATAG
- a CDS encoding acyl carrier protein, translated as MSTLDELRKVIAKITHCDEQEINLDTALKDVKADSLNWVQIIIGVEMALDIEIDIDRLKELTTIEDFVNYMDSCIK; from the coding sequence GTGTCAACACTGGACGAACTAAGAAAAGTAATTGCTAAGATTACCCATTGCGATGAGCAGGAAATCAATCTGGATACAGCACTTAAGGATGTAAAAGCCGATTCCCTTAACTGGGTACAGATCATAATCGGTGTGGAAATGGCATTAGATATAGAGATAGATATTGACCGTTTGAAAGAACTAACAACCATAGAGGATTTCGTTAATTATATGGATAGCTGCATCAAATAG
- the plsX gene encoding phosphate acyltransferase PlsX — translation MGESSDTSRQLRIAVDAMGGDYAPGEIVRGAVQAARDLGIEIILVGLKAEIESELNRTDVTNLPVRLVEASEVIKDGEDPIMAALRKTDSSVAVATKLVKDGEADAVVSAGSTAAAAVCAMRYLGTIPGVERPFLGGAFLRLAPDTVVLDLGVNVGCQPSHLLNFAAAGVVYTKIFHGVENPSVGLLNVGAEEGKGNEQVKEAYSLLKNSGLNFIGNVEGIDIPSGKVNVIVCDGFIGNIMLKLCEGISEAVCHWLGQELKDKLSPADLENTTSELHKLVSASTERGGLLWGIDGIVGITHGSSRAPQILGTIQCLKEALESDFVGQLRTEIAKVQEDNH, via the coding sequence ATGGGAGAATCAAGCGATACGAGCCGGCAGTTAAGGATAGCGGTTGATGCGATGGGTGGTGACTATGCTCCCGGTGAGATAGTCAGGGGAGCAGTCCAGGCCGCCAGGGATTTAGGGATAGAGATAATACTGGTAGGTCTCAAAGCAGAAATTGAGAGTGAGCTAAATAGGACCGATGTCACCAACCTCCCGGTTCGCCTGGTCGAAGCCAGCGAGGTAATTAAAGATGGAGAGGATCCAATCATGGCTGCCCTGCGTAAGACCGACAGCTCGGTGGCGGTAGCCACCAAGCTTGTCAAGGATGGCGAAGCCGACGCCGTGGTGAGTGCTGGTTCTACAGCTGCCGCCGCGGTCTGTGCCATGCGATATTTAGGAACAATACCAGGCGTGGAGCGGCCCTTTCTTGGGGGTGCCTTTCTCAGGCTGGCCCCAGATACCGTGGTTCTAGACCTCGGAGTCAATGTAGGTTGTCAGCCAAGCCACCTGCTAAATTTTGCTGCGGCGGGTGTTGTATATACTAAAATCTTCCATGGTGTTGAGAATCCATCTGTTGGTCTCCTCAATGTGGGTGCTGAGGAGGGCAAAGGTAATGAGCAGGTGAAAGAGGCTTACTCGTTGCTAAAAAACAGTGGATTAAACTTCATTGGTAATGTGGAAGGTATAGATATTCCCAGTGGTAAAGTGAACGTAATTGTCTGCGATGGCTTTATTGGGAATATAATGCTTAAGTTATGCGAGGGTATTAGTGAGGCTGTTTGCCATTGGCTTGGCCAGGAATTAAAAGATAAGCTATCGCCAGCGGACCTGGAAAATACCACCTCTGAACTACACAAGCTTGTCAGTGCCAGCACAGAAAGAGGAGGCCTTTTGTGGGGCATAGATGGGATAGTAGGCATAACCCATGGTAGTAGCCGGGCACCCCAGATACTCGGAACGATTCAATGTTTGAAAGAGGCGCTGGAGAGCGACTTTGTTGGCCAGCTGCGGACTGAAATAGCAAAGGTACAAGAGGACAATCATTAG
- a CDS encoding acyl-CoA dehydratase activase, producing MIFAGIDIGSRAAKAVLISDGSILSSVICDTGPESIKTSYMTIEAALKGPGLSLSDIQYTVATGYGRVLVPFANENISEISCHARGINWYFPDVRTILDMGGQDCKAISCDGEGRVTNFIMNDKCAGGTGRFLEMIAEVLNIPLEEIGDLALESKTAIPFNTICAVFAKSEAIAYLRQGIAKSDTLAGLHEAIASRSVNLLKRVSMEKEFSITGGIAKNRGMVAKLREKTGMEPLISEDPQIIGALGAAIFAQERSIKVSTQPMKIHYGYTDGTGEYSITIDTGRCNGCGECVQACPSGIFIVAKDDGSEPKAKVNEEARKKLAFLCPGFRSCNLEQNCHDICSSEAISHSW from the coding sequence ATGATATTCGCCGGGATAGACATTGGTTCCCGAGCAGCTAAGGCCGTGCTGATAAGTGATGGATCAATTCTGTCATCGGTGATCTGTGATACCGGTCCCGAGAGTATCAAGACTTCTTACATGACGATTGAAGCGGCCTTGAAAGGACCAGGGCTATCCCTCAGTGATATTCAATATACGGTTGCTACCGGCTACGGAAGGGTGCTTGTTCCTTTCGCCAATGAAAATATCTCTGAGATAAGCTGCCATGCCCGGGGTATCAACTGGTATTTCCCTGATGTGCGTACTATCCTGGATATGGGCGGCCAGGATTGCAAAGCGATTAGCTGTGATGGTGAAGGCCGGGTGACTAACTTCATTATGAATGATAAGTGTGCCGGGGGCACTGGCCGGTTTCTTGAAATGATAGCCGAGGTGCTGAACATCCCATTGGAAGAGATTGGAGACTTAGCCCTTGAGTCAAAAACGGCTATCCCCTTCAATACCATCTGCGCGGTCTTTGCCAAATCGGAGGCCATTGCCTATCTCAGGCAGGGGATAGCCAAGAGCGATACTCTGGCCGGCCTGCATGAGGCCATAGCCAGTCGCAGCGTAAACCTTTTAAAACGGGTATCTATGGAGAAGGAGTTCAGCATAACTGGAGGTATCGCCAAGAATAGAGGGATGGTGGCCAAGCTCAGAGAAAAGACGGGCATGGAGCCACTTATCAGTGAAGACCCGCAGATAATTGGCGCCCTGGGAGCAGCAATCTTTGCCCAAGAACGATCGATCAAGGTGAGTACACAACCGATGAAGATTCACTACGGCTATACTGACGGAACCGGGGAATACTCTATTACCATTGACACAGGACGGTGTAATGGTTGTGGCGAGTGCGTCCAGGCCTGTCCATCGGGGATTTTTATTGTTGCTAAGGATGACGGCAGTGAGCCGAAAGCCAAGGTGAACGAAGAGGCGAGGAAGAAGCTGGCCTTCTTATGCCCAGGATTTCGCAGCTGTAACCTTGAACAAAATTGTCATGATATTTGCTCAAGCGAAGCTATAAGCCATAGCTGGTAG
- a CDS encoding acyl-CoA dehydratase activase has protein sequence MKALGIDAGSLTTKAVILGNDGILASCIVHSDDDVESSAKAAMEEVLNLAGVSFNNDLYTVSTGVGGKSVSFSHKKKTITTCLARGISYLVPSARTTIDMGAESSTVIKVNERGHIIDWVNHDKCAAGTGVFLQQMAKLMQMPVEEMSKLSLQAKSKADISGTCAVFAESEVISHVHRDPPTPKEEIIAGIHFSVVSRIISLCKRIGIERDVAVVGGVALNTGLVKIIEEELGFGILVPDRPQIVAALGAAVIARENMGKGAK, from the coding sequence ATGAAAGCGCTGGGTATTGATGCAGGCAGCCTGACCACCAAAGCAGTCATCTTGGGTAATGATGGCATCCTGGCTTCTTGTATTGTTCACTCCGATGATGATGTCGAATCGAGCGCCAAAGCTGCCATGGAGGAGGTTCTAAATCTGGCTGGTGTCAGCTTTAATAACGACCTATACACTGTGTCAACGGGAGTAGGTGGTAAATCTGTTTCGTTCAGCCATAAAAAGAAAACCATTACTACATGCCTTGCCCGGGGAATTAGCTACTTAGTTCCATCAGCTAGAACTACCATAGATATGGGTGCCGAGAGTAGTACCGTCATCAAGGTGAACGAACGGGGACATATAATCGACTGGGTCAACCATGATAAATGCGCTGCCGGCACCGGGGTGTTCTTACAACAGATGGCCAAGCTAATGCAAATGCCTGTTGAAGAGATGTCAAAGCTGTCTCTTCAAGCTAAATCTAAGGCTGATATAAGCGGTACATGTGCCGTTTTCGCCGAATCTGAGGTGATATCTCATGTACACCGCGATCCACCAACTCCCAAGGAAGAGATAATCGCTGGCATACATTTTTCCGTGGTAAGCCGTATCATATCATTGTGCAAGAGAATCGGCATTGAAAGGGACGTGGCAGTTGTTGGTGGTGTGGCCCTGAATACGGGGTTGGTAAAGATTATTGAGGAAGAGCTGGGTTTCGGAATTCTGGTTCCCGACAGGCCACAGATTGTAGCCGCTTTGGGAGCAGCTGTAATTGCTCGAGAAAACATGGGAAAAGGTGCCAAATAG
- a CDS encoding 2-hydroxyacyl-CoA dehydratase family protein: protein MIVSQGKENKLNSIIRASRIISRMNQASPEARKSNTLYYQMMADYYTRLLEASKEGEFIAAHTVFFPAEILYAMDIVPMHTETTTWMIALFTGHSADMLSAGVELGLASEICTPHRGLAGAFALGVLPRPSVMLWSNLVCDNTAKSGELLMEINHCPGFFIDHPFQRSEDEEKYLVGELTDMIHFLEEQSGRKMDWDRLADIVALMDRQIELLREINELRKAIPTPFNPQGFLQLLTIDYLFPGRPEAIEYLETLRDELADRVKAGQGAVSPERFRLMSLFIPPMYLIGFLEKISQEYGAVSVTEPFFTYWGEGTLDPAKPLESVAKKSYMLPEMRMYGPLDERALNGIVNCAEQYRVDGAIYYADVGCRHTCATIKLFRDVLDRIDVPVLTLDCDVVDPTITSEEDVRNKLEQFFELLEDRQ from the coding sequence TTGATAGTTTCCCAGGGCAAGGAAAACAAGCTTAATTCAATCATACGGGCGAGCCGCATAATCAGTAGGATGAACCAGGCAAGTCCTGAGGCACGAAAAAGTAATACACTATATTACCAGATGATGGCCGATTACTATACCCGATTACTCGAGGCCAGCAAAGAGGGTGAATTTATAGCCGCACACACTGTCTTCTTCCCCGCTGAGATCCTCTACGCTATGGACATCGTCCCCATGCACACTGAGACAACTACCTGGATGATAGCCCTATTCACAGGCCATTCAGCAGATATGCTTTCGGCCGGGGTCGAGCTGGGGTTAGCCTCTGAAATATGTACGCCACATCGGGGCCTAGCTGGTGCCTTTGCACTAGGCGTCCTGCCAAGACCTAGTGTTATGCTATGGTCCAACCTGGTATGCGATAACACGGCTAAGAGTGGTGAACTTCTCATGGAGATCAATCACTGCCCCGGTTTCTTCATTGATCATCCGTTCCAGCGTAGCGAGGATGAAGAGAAGTATTTAGTAGGCGAGCTAACGGATATGATACATTTCCTAGAAGAACAGTCCGGCCGGAAGATGGACTGGGACCGGCTGGCCGATATCGTAGCTCTAATGGATCGGCAAATTGAACTCCTCCGTGAAATCAATGAACTACGCAAAGCTATTCCAACCCCTTTTAATCCCCAGGGCTTTTTACAGCTGCTAACGATCGATTATTTATTTCCGGGTCGACCTGAGGCTATTGAATACCTAGAGACGCTTCGTGACGAGTTGGCTGATAGGGTGAAAGCTGGCCAAGGAGCAGTGTCACCCGAGCGATTCCGCCTGATGAGCCTATTCATACCACCAATGTACCTCATTGGTTTTTTGGAGAAGATTTCACAGGAATATGGTGCAGTGAGTGTAACGGAGCCTTTCTTTACCTATTGGGGAGAAGGAACTCTCGACCCGGCGAAGCCGCTAGAGAGTGTAGCTAAGAAGTCGTACATGCTTCCGGAGATGCGCATGTATGGCCCTCTGGACGAGCGAGCATTAAACGGTATTGTTAACTGCGCTGAGCAGTATAGGGTTGATGGCGCGATATACTACGCTGACGTCGGCTGTCGGCACACATGTGCTACGATCAAGCTATTCAGGGATGTTCTGGACAGGATAGATGTGCCGGTTCTGACCTTAGATTGCGATGTCGTCGACCCAACAATTACTTCCGAGGAAGACGTACGGAATAAATTGGAACAGTTCTTTGAGCTCTTAGAAGACCGTCAATAG
- a CDS encoding 2-hydroxyacyl-CoA dehydratase family protein encodes MFGWLCTYVPEEILHAAGALPIRITGYSKETELDDGNAYLYINTCSFSRSCLQLGLKGEYDFLDGVVGGSTCDGARRLFDLWRHYIGTPFYHVLTVPRKYTQPAHDLYHSQVKQFKTHLEEFLGIQITDESLYRSIVVYNESRNLLKRLYELRKFDTPPISGTETMEVLNTCFRMPKELFNEWLRSLLDELSIRENSHKSRARLMVVGSVMTNPEFIESIEELGGLVVTDELCTSTRYWSDPVVLDRNITPLQAISQRYLNNFPCARMFPSDERFNRILDLAREFRVDGVISQIVRYCVPYAHDLPLLTERLKGQGIPTLALDVEYGTPGSGQIRTRVQAFLEMLEAKRN; translated from the coding sequence GTGTTTGGCTGGCTATGTACCTATGTCCCTGAGGAAATCCTACATGCTGCCGGGGCCCTTCCCATCAGGATTACCGGCTACTCAAAGGAGACAGAGCTGGACGATGGTAATGCGTACTTATATATTAATACCTGTTCTTTCTCCCGAAGTTGCCTGCAACTGGGCCTCAAAGGAGAATATGACTTTTTGGACGGCGTAGTTGGCGGGTCTACATGTGACGGAGCCCGCCGCCTGTTCGACCTATGGCGTCATTATATCGGCACCCCCTTTTATCATGTACTTACCGTACCACGCAAGTACACGCAGCCGGCACATGACCTATATCACAGCCAGGTCAAACAGTTTAAGACCCATTTAGAAGAATTCCTCGGAATTCAGATAACAGATGAGTCACTTTATCGGTCCATTGTGGTATATAATGAATCCAGAAATCTCCTTAAACGTCTTTATGAGTTGCGAAAGTTCGATACCCCGCCCATTAGCGGTACTGAGACAATGGAAGTGCTTAATACGTGCTTTCGTATGCCTAAGGAGTTGTTTAATGAATGGCTCAGGAGCCTTTTGGATGAGCTTTCCATACGAGAGAATAGCCACAAAAGCAGGGCACGTTTGATGGTCGTGGGTAGTGTTATGACCAACCCAGAATTTATTGAATCCATAGAGGAGCTGGGGGGTTTAGTGGTAACAGATGAGCTTTGTACTAGTACCAGATACTGGTCTGACCCGGTGGTTCTTGATAGAAATATAACTCCTCTTCAAGCGATCTCACAGCGCTACTTGAATAATTTCCCCTGCGCCCGTATGTTTCCTTCCGATGAGCGCTTCAATCGCATACTTGACCTAGCTCGTGAATTTAGAGTAGATGGTGTGATCAGTCAGATCGTCAGATACTGTGTGCCATACGCACATGACCTGCCTCTACTTACGGAAAGGCTAAAGGGGCAAGGGATACCGACATTAGCATTGGATGTTGAATATGGCACACCAGGGTCTGGTCAGATCCGCACCAGAGTGCAGGCTTTCCTAGAAATGCTGGAGGCAAAGAGAAATTGA